ATAAACACAGCCGCCAGTGCACATTCAAGAGCTTTACTGAACTAGCAATAATGAAACTAAAACGTAATAAGCACATTCATACAGTAACTGCCACGGCCACAATTGACGCTCAACAACCGCCTACTGGCTAACCTGAGCTAACAACAGCCAACTACACTCTCTTTCGCTGGCACACACGTTACAAACCTGGCCAGGCCCCACCTTGCAAAGCCACGCACATTCAAAATTACAGATACTACATTGTAGAAAGTGAGGATTGCAACCCAATATGGACAAAATTATTACCTGAACCTTACATGGACATTGCGTAGGCGTATTGATATTTACAATAATAAGGCAACGTCAATTATTACTCAATTATTCAATGGGAAAGTAATGTGAGAATAACTGATTGTAAAAATATTCCATAGCTGTAGCTCTAATAAACAGCACTGATCGAGAATGAGGGATCAAGTGTCATCCATGTTTGATTATATTATTTAGAGAAGTGGTatggaaaataaatggatgattattttacacattttagaATGTAAGAGGAAGTCCAAGTAAACTACTGTACCACCTTGACACATGTATCCCAGCACTAAAAGACTGTTAACATCTTGCCATAAACAATTTATTACCAACACTCACCTGTGACTGTAAGTTTTTTCCTTGTCAACAAAGTGTAGTCTTTTTTGCGGAAATTGTAGTAGCCGTTGTCAGCTTGCGTAATGTCTGACATTTCCCAGTAATTTTGCTTCACCTGGCCCCTGGATGCACCACTGGACTGAGTGCGATTCCACAGGATTACTAGGTCGGAGTTGTCAAACGTGGAGAATTCCAGGATTTCTGCATTACTGGGAATATTGACACGATACTGGCTGTGGTAATACCGCTGCACCGCATCAGCACATTCTAGTAACACACAGAGGGAAAATAGTCAgtctattttaaaatattaagaaaaaccaaaacttttttttttatttggaacaCCAGTCGAATTTCTCATAGTTGTGGTTCAGCATTTATGAAATTgcagggtttttctttttttttttgtagtttaattcattcatagTCGATCTTTTGTGTACCTTTGAGATCTCTTGCTTTTTTGATGGTCCCTGAATGCACCGTGTATCTAGAgcgaaattccatccatccatccattttctgaaccgttttatcctaacaagggtcgggatgggggggggggctatcccAGTGGTAGGTGGAGGACActctgaacgggttgccagccaatcgcaggacacacagagacgaacaaccatctgcgctcacacctaggtacaattttgagtgttcaatcagcctgccgtgcatgtttttggaatgtgggaggaaaccggagtacctggagaaaacccacgcagaacatgcaaaatccacacaggaaggccggaggggccgggatcaaacccaagacctctgcactgtgaggtcaatgctctaaccactggaccaccagtcGATTATGTACCTATATTTGTGCTCGTCTCCCAATGCATCAATTAGCCCGGGTAGACTACATTAATGTAACAAATTTTGCTGTAATCCCCAACATTTACTTTTGTGTGTAAAGGCAAAAAAGTAAGATAAATGATTTCATACTGTTTGTGTAAAATACTACTGCgcatacgggctgttcggtcactatccaccgatgtcagagtttggttcgcattgccggcagtaaatcggaatcgtttccagtgggggtaggactccgccaaggctgccctttgtcgccaattctgttcataacctttatggacagaatttctaggcgcagccgaagcgttgagggggtccgttttgggggcctcagtattgcatccctgctttttgcagatgatgtggtgctgttggctccttcaaacagggctctccaactctcactggagcgtttcgcagccgagtgtgaagcggttgggatgaagattgCACctgcaaatctgaaaccatggtcctcagtcgaaaaagggtggagtgccccctccgggtcggggaggagatcttgccccaggtggaggagttcaagtatcttggggtcttgttcacgagtgggggcagaagggagcgggagatcgacaggcggatcggtgcagcgtctgctgtgatgcggacgttgtatcggtctgtcgtggtgaagaaggagctgagccaaagggcgaagctctcaatttaccggtcgatctacgttccaaccctcacctatggtcacgagctatgggtcgtgaccgaaagaacgagatcccggatacaagcggccgaaatgagttttctccgcagggtgtccgggctctcccttagagataaggtgagaagctcggtcatccgggaggggctcagagtcgagccgcttctcctccacatcgagaggagccagatgaggtggcttgggcatctgattcggatgccccctgagcgcctccccggtgaggtgttccggtcatgccccaccgggaggagaccctgaggaagacccaggacacgttggagagactatgtcacccagcttgcctgggaacgactcagggatcccccggggagagctggacgaagtaactagggagagggaagtctgggcttccctgctatagCTGTTGCCCCCgagacccggccccggataagcggtagatgatggatggatggatggactactGCGCATATTTGTTTACTCATGCATGATGTCAAtgctaatacagtgcactccgcttaatagaacaccgcttaatagagcaaaaggctctggaaccgatttgcctaatgcaatttcctataaagatactccgcttagtagaacagatctccgcttaatagaacaggccgtaagcaatgaacattgtaaactagtggttttcgaagtgtagctatcgcgatactgtaccactatcgcgagaaaacgcggtagttctagccgtatacagtaacaggtagcacgcgtcactgcacacatagacacacgcacgtcacaatggcttcaacttcattcaagagacgagagagagacgaagtatagctatcgcgatactgtaccactatcgcgagaaaacgcggtagttctagccgtatacagttacaggtagcacgcgtcactgcacacatagacacacgcacgtcacaatggcttcaacttcattcaagagacgagagagagacgaagtgtagctatcgcgatactgtaccactatcgcgagaaaacgcggtagttctagccgtatacagttacaggtagcacgcgtcactccacagatagacacacgcacgtcacaatggcttcaacttcattcaagagacgagggctatcacctgcggataagaaggacatactcagacgatacgatgcattgccggattctcagaaggtacgcccgcggtttccaggacttccctcttatccagcgcattgagagggaagtcaaccgcaaaattacggactcctgtttccagacaaaagtaacgaaatttttctcgtgatttgagatgtttgactgaagttgattaaagttgttgttttgttgtttgattaaagatatggacgtccacagtcgaaatatctcttctaactcgtcagcaggggtttttctgcgtgcataacttggtcgtcgacgtgtctaaaggtgtacctaataaagtgtctccggttaatagaaaccccgcttagtagaacagaagcgcttcggcccaatggtgttgtattaagcggagtgcactgtactatcGAGGAGCCTCATTTCAATGTGGTTTATGTTTGAAATAATTTATTAACCAAATACAGCAAATATGTAACATGGGATCATGACTGTGCAAGCTAGAAGcatggtgttgatgctttatgagcCTCTTAAGAGCTTTACCACCATCTTCTGGCAGCTCGACACAATAAcaccacccttttttttcttttttggggggctcaaTGAGTAGTGGAGGGACTTAGTCCCTAGCAACAGAGAATGATGAGGCTTCACTGTATTTTCCATTTTACCAGTCAGCGGAACAATGTAATATGATCTTACCTAAAACTTTCAATGTGATCCTATCAAGAAAATAGCTAGATGAAGGTGAGAAGTATCCATTGTCTTTTTCTGTCACGTGTTGCAGAGAAAGACTTCCAAAGGTAACCTTGAAACGTGGATCCATTGCCTGaaaaatttgacaacacaactgaaATTTTGGATgagtaaatgttttgttttgttttttttctaaatgccaatgtgatcgttatcattattatgaCACCAATACATGCACACCTTGCCATTTTCAAACACTAGTCTCCTGCCTTCACCATTCTTCGGAGAGAAGTAAAGCTTCCCACTGAGTCCACGTGGTGAATAATCATAGGGAAAGTGAAAAGTTCCACCATAGCACACTTCATGCTGTGCGGCAAATGACCCTGGAATTGGACACAAAGAACAAAGGAGAGAAAAGTTGAGGATGCACTATTAACATACTGCACTGTAGCAGTGTGCAATATAGACGGAAATTCAATATAGGGTTTGAATTTGCCCAAAGGCATGTTTATTACA
This window of the Hippocampus zosterae strain Florida chromosome 1, ASM2543408v3, whole genome shotgun sequence genome carries:
- the LOC127610725 gene encoding uncharacterized protein LOC127610725 yields the protein MSGNRQCAHIRRSSDAPTREKPRPVCMCPCDYSNSACSEGKSTINTRDMLLAFLLLQCFLCGSFAAQHEVCYGGTFHFPYDYSPRGLSGKLYFSPKNGEGRRLVFENGKAMDPRFKVTFGSLSLQHVTEKDNGYFSPSSSYFLDRITLKVLECADAVQRYYHSQYRVNIPSNAEILEFSTFDNSDLVILWNRTQSSGASRGQVKQNYWEMSDITQADNGYYNFRKKDYTLLTRKKLTVTEYTTNYQPKEGTHFTMRFPVSFKPWDITFKPRTGESDPIRVMRSGRLTNDDYFEDRFVLEGRNLEILSVKVEDSGIYELRDNNGYLVFVGNVAVEEGETQCILPLRNIS